One region of Limibacillus sp. genomic DNA includes:
- the folD gene encoding bifunctional methylenetetrahydrofolate dehydrogenase/methenyltetrahydrofolate cyclohydrolase FolD yields MSDDKIIDGKAFAAGLRARVAEKVAALKAEKGVTPGLAVVLVGEDPASQVYVRNKAKQTVECGMESFEHRLSPDTSQEDLLALVEQLNADDGVHGILVQLPLPKQIDANAVINTILPEKDVDGFHVVNAGRLMTGAGKPMVPCTPLGCLMLLLDRHGDLSGKNAVVVGRSNIVGKPMAQLLLGANATVTIAHSRTADLPGVCRQADIVIAAVGRPEMVKGDWIKPGATVIDVGINRVESGTGDGKARLVGDVEFAGAAEVAGAITPVPGGVGPMTIACLLANCVTAAYRAAGLEDPEL; encoded by the coding sequence ATGAGCGACGACAAGATTATCGACGGCAAGGCATTCGCAGCGGGCCTGCGCGCCCGCGTGGCCGAGAAGGTTGCCGCCCTGAAGGCGGAGAAGGGCGTTACGCCCGGCCTCGCCGTGGTGCTGGTGGGCGAAGACCCGGCCAGCCAGGTCTATGTCCGCAACAAGGCCAAGCAGACGGTCGAGTGCGGCATGGAGTCCTTCGAACACCGCCTCTCGCCCGACACCTCGCAGGAGGACCTGCTGGCCCTGGTCGAGCAGCTCAATGCCGATGACGGCGTTCACGGCATCCTGGTGCAGCTTCCCCTGCCCAAGCAGATCGACGCCAACGCGGTGATCAACACGATCCTGCCCGAGAAGGACGTGGACGGCTTCCACGTGGTGAACGCCGGCCGGCTCATGACCGGGGCGGGCAAGCCCATGGTGCCCTGCACGCCGCTGGGCTGCCTGATGCTGCTGCTGGACCGTCACGGCGACCTCTCGGGCAAGAACGCGGTGGTCGTGGGGCGCTCGAACATTGTTGGTAAGCCCATGGCACAGCTGCTGCTCGGCGCCAACGCCACCGTGACCATCGCCCACTCCCGGACGGCCGACCTTCCCGGCGTCTGCCGGCAGGCCGACATCGTGATCGCCGCCGTGGGACGGCCCGAGATGGTCAAGGGCGACTGGATCAAGCCGGGCGCCACCGTAATCGACGTCGGCATCAACAGGGTCGAGAGCGGCACAGGCGACGGCAAGGCGCGGCTGGTCGGCGACGTGGAGTTCGCCGGGGCCGCCGAGGTGGCCGGCGCGATCACCCCGGTTCCCGGCGGCGTCGGGCCCATGACCATCGCCTGCCTGCTGGCCAACTGCGTGACGGCCGCCTACCGCGCGGCGGGTCTCGAGGATCCGGAGCTTTAG
- a CDS encoding DUF167 family protein — protein sequence MTAKPYRRGAEGLELFVRLQPGASRAELGGLREGAGGHFFMEARVTAPPEGGKANAALLKLLSKELGLAKSRIRITAGESAREKTLRLEGDPDALSARLEVLLSS from the coding sequence ATGACCGCCAAGCCCTATCGCCGTGGCGCGGAGGGTTTGGAGCTTTTCGTCCGCCTGCAGCCGGGGGCGTCGCGCGCGGAACTCGGCGGCCTGCGAGAAGGCGCCGGCGGCCACTTCTTTATGGAAGCGCGCGTGACGGCGCCGCCCGAGGGCGGGAAGGCCAACGCCGCTCTCTTGAAGCTGCTCTCAAAGGAGCTGGGGTTGGCCAAGAGCCGCATCAGGATCACGGCAGGAGAGAGCGCACGGGAGAAAACCCTGCGGCTCGAGGGCGATCCCGATGCGCTCAGCGCACGGCTTGAGGTGCTGCTGTCGTCATGA
- a CDS encoding YggT family protein, which produces MNIVLEPLLQVILIAIDIYIWMVIAMAILSWLVAFNVINTRNDIVRMIGDFLYRVTEPALGPIRRILPNLGGIDISPIVLILALIFLQRMLINLLLSL; this is translated from the coding sequence ATGAACATCGTTCTCGAACCGCTTCTGCAGGTCATCCTTATTGCGATCGATATCTACATCTGGATGGTGATCGCCATGGCGATCCTGTCCTGGCTTGTGGCCTTCAACGTGATCAACACCCGCAACGACATCGTCCGGATGATCGGCGATTTCCTCTACCGGGTCACCGAGCCTGCGCTGGGTCCGATCCGCCGTATCCTGCCCAACCTCGGCGGCATCGATATCTCTCCCATCGTCTTGATCCTGGCGCTGATCTTCTTGCAGCGCATGCTCATCAACCTGCTCTTGAGCCTCTGA